The Cottoperca gobio chromosome 6, fCotGob3.1, whole genome shotgun sequence genome has a segment encoding these proteins:
- the cdkn1bb gene encoding cyclin dependent kinase inhibitor 1Bb: MSDVRLSNGSPTLERTDSRVSDHPKPSACRSLFGSLDHEELKRDLKGHLREMEEAASAKWGFDFANHTPLSNSRLDWELVDCKDVPNFYNRQPRREKGVCSAGNTNVDLNGNHNCVVVPPSEGSDRSDGPMECTEKCPGLRKRAAFHEPSVQNKRSHTSSDEVTCPSLSHSTEHTPRKTSPRRQT; this comes from the exons ATGTCAGATGTTCGACTATCAAACGGGAGCCCGACATTGGAGCGGACGGACTCCCGGGTGTCGGATCACCCGAAACCGTCAGCGTGCAGAAGCCTCTTCGGCTCGTTGGACCACGAAGAGTTAAAGAGGGATTTAAAGGGACATTTGCGAGAGATGGAAGAGGCTGCCTCCGCCAAGTGGGGCTTCGACTTCGCCAATCACACGCCGCTGTCCAACAGCAGGCTCGACTGGGAATTAGTTGATTGCAAAGACGTCCCGAATTTCTACAACAGGCAACCGCGGAGGGAGAAGGGCGTCTGCTCTGCTGGGAATACCAATGTGGATCTAAATGGGAATCATAATTGTGTTGTGGTGCCTCCGAGCGAGGGGAGCGACAGGTCTGACGGGCCGATGGAGTGCACGGAAAAGTGCCCCGGGCTGAGGAAAAGAGCTGCGTTTCATG AGCCCTCGGTCCAGAATAAGAGGTCACACACCAGCTCAGATGAGGTCACCTGTCCAAGCCTGAGCCACTCGACAGAACACACACCCAGAAAGACCAGTCCCAGGAGGCAAACGTGA